The Tripterygium wilfordii isolate XIE 37 chromosome 17, ASM1340144v1, whole genome shotgun sequence genome has a window encoding:
- the LOC119982254 gene encoding senescence-specific cysteine protease SAG39-like — protein MASQKQFLLALFLILAIWASQTSSRKLRELSMSDKLEQWMTKYGRVYENAVEKDRRFNVFKDNVEFIESFNADVNKPYKLSVNAFADQTNEEFRASRNGLKRTNAPSSVKTTPFKYADVTAAPASLDWRKKGAVTPIKNQGQCGSCWAFSTIAATEGIHQIKTGKLLSLSEQELVDCDTQGEDHGCMGGLMEDGFEFIIHNKGITTEAKYPYNATDDSCNKKEEASHDASITGYEQVPANSEEALLKAVANQPVSVSIDASGSAFQFYSSGVFSGACGTMLDHGVTAVGYGTTTNGTKYWIVKNSWGTEWGEEGYIRMQRDIDAKEGLCGIAMDSSYPTA, from the exons ATGGCTTCCCAAAAGCAATTCCTCTTGGCTTTATTCCTGATTTTGGCAATCTGGGCTTCGCAGACTAGCTCGCGGAAGCTTCGAGAGCTTTCAATGTCTGATAAACTTGAACAATGGATGACCAAATATGGACGGGTGTACGAGAATGCTGTGGAGAAGGATAGGCGGTTCAATGTATTTAAAGACAATGTGGAATTCATAGAGTCATTCAATGCTGATGTGAACAAACCTTACAAGCTAAGCGTGAATGCATTTGCCGATCAGACTAATGAAGAGTTCAGAGCTTCGCGTAATGGACTTAAGAGAACAAATGCGCCAAGTTCAGTGAAAACAACACCGTTTAAGTATGCAGACGTGACTGCAGCGCCTGCTAGCTTAGATTGGAGGAAGAAGGGTGCTGTTACACCCATCAAGAACCAAGGCCAATGTG GCAGCTGCTGGGCCTTTTCAACAATAGCAGCAACGGAGGGAATCCACCAAATCAAAACAGGCAAACTCCTCTCCTTATCTGAGCAAGAACTTGTAGACTGCGACACTCAAGGAGAAGATCATGGATGCATGGGAGGTCTAATGGAGGATGGATTTGAGTTCATAATACACAACAAGGGCATCACCACTGAAGCCAAATACCCTTATAATGCAACAGATGACTCTTGTAACAAGAAGGAAGAGGCTTCTCACGATGCCAGTATCACTGGATATGAACAAGTTCCTGCAAACAGCGAGGAGGCATTGTTGAAGGCAGTGGCAAACCAGCCAGTGTCGGTCTCCATTGACGCTAGTGGTTCTGCCTTCCAGTTCTACTCCAGTGGTGTTTTCAGCGGAGCGTGTGGGACTATGCTTGACCATGGAGTCACAGCTGTTGGATACGGAACTACTACTAATGGCACCAAGTATTGGATTGTGAAGAATTCATGGGGAACTGAATGGGGTGAAGAAGGATATATAAGAATGCAGAGAGATATTGATGCCAAGGAAGGCCTGTGTGGCATTGCCATGGATTCTTCTTACCCTACTGCCTAA
- the LOC119982255 gene encoding senescence-specific cysteine protease SAG39-like, producing MASQKQFLLALFLVLAIWASQTSSRKLQELSMSERHEQWMAKYGRVYENAAEKDRRFNVFKDNVQFIDSFNANPNKLYKLSMNAFADQTNKEFRASRNGLKRTNAPSSVKTTPFKYADVTAVPASLDWRKKGAVTPIKDQGQCGSCWAFSTIAATEGIHQINAGTLISLSEQELVDCDTQGEDQGCMGGLMEDGFEFIIHNKGITTEAKYPYKATDDSCNKKEEASHDVSITGYEQVPANSEASLLKAVANQPVSVSIDASGSAFQFYSSGVFSGACGTMLDHGVTAVGYGTTTNGTKYWIVKNSWGTEWGEEGYIRMQRDVDAKEGLCGIAMDSSYPTV from the exons ATGGCTTCCCAAAAGCAATTCCTCTTAGCTCTCTTCCTAGTTTTGGCAATCTGGGCTTCGCAGACCAGCTCACGGAAGCTTCAAGAGCTTTCAATGTCCGAGAGGCATGAACAATGGATGGCCAAGTATGGGCGGGTGTATGAGAATGCTGCGGAGAAGGATAGGCGGTTCAATGTCTTTAAAGACAATGTGCAGTTCATAGATTCATTCAATGCTAACCCGAACAAACTTTACAAGCTAAGCATGAATGCATTTGCTGATCAAACTAACAAAGAGTTCAGAGCTTCACGTAATGGACTTAAGAGAACAAATGCGCCAAGTTCGGTGAAAACAACACCGTTTAAGTATGCAGACGTGACTGCAGTGCCTGCTAGCTTAGATTGGAGGAAGAAGGGTGCTGTTACACCCATCAAGGACCAAGGCCAGTGTG GCAGCTGCTGGGCCTTTTCAACAATAGCAGCAACGGAGGGAATCCACCAAATCAACGCAGGCACACTCATCTCCTTATCCGAGCAAGAGCTTGTAGACTGCGACACTCAAGGAGAAGATCAAGGATGCATGGGAGGTCTAATGGAGGATGGATTTGAGTTCATAATACACAACAAGGGCATCACCACCGAAGCCAAATACCCTTATAAAGCAACAGATGACTCTTGTAACAAGAAGGAAGAGGCTTCTCACGATGTCAGTATCACTGGATATGAACAAGTTCCTGCAAACAGCGAGGCATCATTGCTGAAGGCAGTGGCAAACCAGCCAGTGTCGGTCTCCATTGACGCTAGTGGTTCTGCCTTCCAGTTCTACTCCAGTGGTGTTTTCAGTGGAGCGTGTGGAACTATGCTCGACCATGGTGTCACAGCTGTTGGCTATGGAACTACTACTAATGGCACCAAGTATTGGATTGTGAAGAATTCATGGGGAACCGAATGGGGCGAGGAAGGATATATAAGAATGCAGAGAGATGTTGATGCCAAGGAGGGTCTGTGTGGCATTGCCATGGATTCCTCTTACCCTACTGTCTAA
- the LOC119982791 gene encoding signaling peptide TAXIMIN 1: MCCGDGECRPLGFLLGLPFAFLALLISIVGVVVWIVGLLLTCICPCCLCVTIIVELALELIKAPIHVMEWFTSQIPC; encoded by the exons ATGTGCTGTGGAGACGGCGAGTGCAGGCCACTTGGGTTTCTTCTGGGACTTCCCTTtgcttttcttgctcttctgaTCTCCATCGTTGGCGTTGTCGTCTGGATCGTCGG ATTGTTGCTGACATGCATATGTCCTTGTTGTCTGTGTGTGACAATAATAGTGGAGCTGGCTTTGGAGCTGATCAAGGCACCCATTCATGTCATGGAGTGGTTCACTTCTCAGATCCCCTGTTGA
- the LOC119983188 gene encoding seed biotin-containing protein SBP65, giving the protein MASDKQQTSKDNKDIGRGGVIGQQEHIVPTMTTHFESFAMEGKDSKNRAKAEESSVGGQEGQEERESQQPSFEETTKLRQTAQQNSAEAIRAAEERYNQAKETAVQKAQQAKETATHKAQQVKELAAQKGQETKETAAQKAQQAKELAAQKAQEIKETTAEKTEQVKGTVSQAKEYVVEQAVAAKDATAEKAEVAKDKAAATGWTAAHYTTEKTVDGTKAAAEAVKGAVEYVGSKAAELVSKPLGAAKEAAVSTGESMKEYTARKKEEAERELEAKQGSTTESQGTERSYWEGEEKEEERGSRGRESITEEYFEHGQDEQQRNAKGGGVLEAIGETIAEIAQTTKEFVIGKSKNVSGEQGGDEYEHNVNK; this is encoded by the exons ATGGCTTCTGATAAACAACAAACCAGCAAAGACAACAAGGACATTGGAAGAGGAGGAGTAATCGGCCAACAGGAACACATTGTGCCCACAATGACAACCCATTTTGAGTCCTTCGCGATGGAAGGAAAAGATTCTAAGAACAGAGCCAAAGCAGAGGAATCAAGTGTTGGTGGCCAAGAAGGTCAGGAAGAGAGGGAGAGTCAGCAACCTTCATTTGAAGAGACAACGAAGCTCAGACAAACAGCGCAACAGAATTCTGCGGAGGCAATAAGAGCTGCGGAAGAGCGATATAATCAAGCCAAGGAAACAGCGGTTCAAAAAGCTCAACAAGCCAAGGAAACAGCGACTCACAAGGCTCAGCAGGTTAAGGAATTGGCTGCTCAAAAGGGTCAAGAGACCAAGGAAACGGCGGCTCAAAAGGCTCAACAAGCCAAGGAATTGGCAGCTCAAAAGGCTCAAGAGATCAAAGAAACTACGGCAGAGAAGACTGAACAAGTAAAGGGGACAGTTTCGCAAGCCAAGGAGTATGTTGTGGAGCAGGCAGTGGCGGCAAAAGATGCGACGGCGGAAAAGGCTGAGGTAGCCAAGGACAAGGCTGCTGCAACTGGTTGGACGGCGGCTCATTACACGACTGAGAAAACAGTGGACGGGACAAAGGCGGCTGCCGAGGCAGTTAAAGGGGCGGTTGAATATGTAGGTAGTAAGGCTGCAGAGTTAGTAAGCAAACCCCTGGGCGCTGCAAAGGAGGCTGCTGTCTCAACCGGTGAGAGCATGAAAGAGTACACGGCAAGGAAGAAAGAAGAGGCCGAGAGAGAGTTGGAGGCCAAGCAAGGCTCAACAACTGAATCACAG GGCACTGAGAGGAGTTACTGGgaaggagaagagaaagaagaagaaagaggaagcAGAGGAAGGGAAAGTATCACCGAGGAGTACTTCGAGCATGGCCAAGATGAGCAACAACGCAATGCAAAGGGAGGAGGGGTTCTTGAGGCGATTGGCGAAACTATAGCCGAGATAGCACAGACAACGAAAGAGTTCGTCATCGGAAAGAGCAAAAATGTTTCAGGGGAGCAAGGTGGGGATGAATATGAACACAATGTGAACAAGTAG